A window from Azoarcus sp. DD4 encodes these proteins:
- a CDS encoding hydrogenase — protein sequence MTTATALEQGMQRLVERDGFRRVTTDTLVDFARAADIGVLLLTDDPVRCPEAWDMLVVLPEVLKSVPGLRAGVAAPDASRDIAATFGISRYPALLFLRGDDNAGGNHDYVGAIEGMRDWQPLVEAVAAMRHAPAGRRPGIGIPVRGTGASSTCH from the coding sequence ATGACGACCGCCACGGCCCTGGAGCAGGGCATGCAACGCCTGGTGGAGCGCGACGGCTTCCGCCGCGTTACCACCGACACCCTGGTCGACTTCGCCAGGGCCGCCGACATCGGCGTGCTGCTGCTCACCGACGACCCGGTGCGCTGCCCCGAAGCCTGGGACATGCTGGTGGTGCTGCCGGAAGTGCTGAAGTCGGTGCCCGGCCTGCGCGCCGGCGTCGCCGCGCCGGACGCGAGCCGCGACATCGCCGCGACCTTCGGCATCAGCCGCTACCCGGCACTGCTCTTCCTGCGCGGCGACGACAATGCCGGCGGCAACCACGACTACGTCGGTGCCATCGAGGGCATGCGCGACTGGCAACCGCTGGTCGAAGCCGTTGCCGCCATGCGCCATGCGCCCGCCGGCCGCCGGCCCGGCATCGGCATCCCGGTGCGCGGCACCGGCGCCTCCTCCACCTGCCACTGA
- a CDS encoding HyaD/HybD family hydrogenase maturation endopeptidase — protein MTSSSDSALVLGIGNLLWADEGFGVRCVEAFDAAWAVPPQVTVMDGGTQGLYLLPYVTAARRLIVFDAVDYGLEPGSLRLVEDDEVPRFMGAKKMSLHQTGFQEVIASAALLGQCPQSMLLIGVQPVELEDFGGSLRPVVRARVGEAVAIAAERLRQWGFALAPRSASGGGLTDAALELARYEDGRPSEELACRIGDVRFMPER, from the coding sequence ATGACCTCCTCCTCCGACTCCGCACTCGTCCTCGGCATCGGCAACCTGCTCTGGGCCGACGAGGGTTTCGGCGTGCGCTGCGTCGAGGCCTTCGATGCCGCCTGGGCGGTCCCGCCGCAGGTCACCGTGATGGACGGCGGCACCCAGGGCCTCTACCTGCTGCCCTATGTCACCGCCGCACGCCGGCTGATCGTGTTCGACGCGGTCGATTACGGCCTCGAACCGGGCAGCCTGCGCCTGGTGGAAGACGACGAGGTGCCCCGCTTCATGGGCGCCAAGAAGATGAGCCTGCACCAGACCGGCTTCCAGGAAGTGATCGCCTCCGCCGCCCTGCTCGGCCAGTGCCCGCAATCCATGCTGCTGATCGGCGTGCAGCCGGTCGAACTGGAAGATTTCGGCGGCAGCCTGCGTCCGGTAGTGCGCGCGCGGGTGGGCGAAGCAGTGGCAATCGCCGCCGAACGCCTGCGCCAATGGGGCTTTGCGCTGGCGCCGCGCAGCGCCAGCGGCGGCGGCCTCACCGACGCCGCGCTGGAACTCGCCCGTTACGAAGACGGCCGTCCGTCCGAGGAACTCGCCTGCCGCATCGGCGACGTCCGCTTCATGCCGGAGCGCTAG
- a CDS encoding HypC/HybG/HupF family hydrogenase formation chaperone: MCVGIPVQVVRSEDSRALCRDRNGSEVWIDLLLVGAQPPGTWLMSFLGAAREVIDADSARQSLAALAALDALMAGETPDLDAAFADLVNREPELPDFLKAQKT; the protein is encoded by the coding sequence ATGTGCGTCGGCATCCCCGTTCAGGTCGTGCGCAGCGAAGACAGCCGTGCGCTGTGCCGCGACCGCAACGGTAGCGAGGTCTGGATCGACCTGCTGCTGGTCGGCGCGCAGCCGCCGGGCACCTGGCTGATGAGCTTTCTCGGCGCCGCCCGCGAGGTGATCGACGCCGACAGCGCGCGCCAGTCGCTGGCTGCGCTGGCTGCGCTCGATGCGCTGATGGCGGGAGAAACGCCCGATCTCGACGCCGCCTTCGCCGACCTGGTGAACCGCGAACCCGAACTCCCCGATTTCCTCAAGGCGCAAAAAACATGA
- a CDS encoding hydrogenase expression/formation protein: MKAWSANAFPIPVVAVGAGSQPAEDEDFDYLPMPSGMDTFAPPRLPDQIDPAARATAVATLEGLLAAMRAWSFGSAGHPVVDLGGLDSTSLALINDALGQGEVSARVDGSPALRIQETVFAGIWRVIETDAAGRRLADRIEACAMPAEVAARSRAAARAALTPPPPPVGVMNAPAVLAELLHAVDKHRAGSAAHIVNLTLLPMNPADLTWLVEVLGVGPTVILSRGYGNCRITATALANTWWVQYFNSADTLILNTIEVTALPDVAPAAADDFADSIARLAEWTAALCEA; this comes from the coding sequence ATGAAAGCCTGGTCCGCCAACGCCTTCCCCATTCCCGTCGTCGCCGTCGGCGCCGGCTCGCAGCCCGCCGAGGACGAGGATTTCGACTACCTGCCCATGCCCAGCGGCATGGACACCTTCGCGCCGCCGCGCCTGCCCGACCAGATCGACCCCGCCGCCCGCGCCACCGCGGTCGCCACGCTCGAAGGCCTGCTGGCCGCGATGCGGGCCTGGTCCTTCGGCAGCGCCGGTCATCCGGTCGTCGACCTCGGCGGGCTCGACAGCACCAGCCTGGCCCTGATCAACGACGCGCTCGGCCAGGGCGAGGTCAGCGCGCGGGTGGACGGCAGTCCCGCCCTGCGCATCCAGGAAACCGTGTTCGCCGGCATCTGGCGGGTGATCGAAACCGACGCCGCCGGTCGCCGCCTGGCCGACCGCATCGAGGCCTGTGCGATGCCGGCCGAAGTCGCCGCCCGCAGCCGCGCCGCCGCCCGCGCCGCGCTGACGCCCCCGCCGCCGCCCGTCGGCGTGATGAACGCGCCGGCGGTGCTGGCCGAGCTGCTGCACGCGGTGGACAAGCACCGCGCCGGCAGCGCCGCCCACATCGTCAACCTCACCCTGCTGCCGATGAACCCGGCCGACCTCACCTGGCTGGTCGAGGTGCTCGGCGTCGGCCCCACGGTGATCCTGTCGCGCGGTTACGGCAATTGCCGCATCACCGCCACCGCGCTCGCCAACACCTGGTGGGTGCAGTATTTCAACAGCGCCGACACGCTCATCCTCAACACCATCGAAGTCACCGCCCTGCCCGACGTGGCCCCGGCAGCGGCCGACGACTTCGCCGACAGCATCGCGCGGCTGGCCGAATGGACCGCGGCACTGTGCGAGGCGTGA
- the hybE gene encoding [NiFe]-hydrogenase assembly chaperone HybE yields MNHATATAPRPFAPALPPADRVAALHDCFAAIAATRMAGLPLCNPALAVAVPAMQVWEGEWLGVLVTPWAISLVLLPGPGGRFREIGVGESQEWAFPSGTYEFLGNREEGLGAYQSCSLASPVFEFASQDEADAFARAALAALLEADAGRLAAQGREDREAARLEGRPTPAPAPQPLSRRAFLRGALFGAR; encoded by the coding sequence ATGAACCACGCCACGGCCACCGCGCCCCGCCCCTTCGCCCCCGCCCTGCCGCCCGCCGACCGGGTCGCGGCCTTGCACGACTGCTTCGCCGCCATCGCCGCCACCCGCATGGCCGGCCTGCCGCTGTGCAATCCGGCGCTGGCGGTGGCAGTGCCGGCGATGCAGGTCTGGGAAGGCGAATGGCTGGGCGTACTGGTGACGCCGTGGGCGATCAGCCTGGTCTTGCTGCCCGGCCCCGGCGGACGCTTCCGCGAGATCGGCGTGGGCGAGTCGCAGGAATGGGCCTTCCCGTCCGGCACCTATGAATTCCTCGGCAACCGGGAAGAAGGGCTCGGCGCCTACCAGAGCTGTTCGCTGGCCTCGCCGGTGTTCGAGTTCGCCAGTCAGGACGAGGCCGACGCCTTTGCGCGCGCCGCACTCGCCGCCCTGCTGGAAGCGGACGCCGGGCGCCTCGCCGCCCAGGGCCGCGAGGATCGCGAGGCAGCCCGTCTCGAAGGCCGGCCCACCCCGGCGCCCGCCCCGCAACCGCTGTCCCGCCGCGCCTTCCTGCGCGGTGCGCTGTTCGGCGCGCGCTGA
- a CDS encoding rubredoxin codes for MFEGSYLGNDAQLDPAARLECGICWWVYDPAAGDEFGQVPPATPFAALPAHWHCPNCDAPRHKFMVLADDR; via the coding sequence ATGTTCGAAGGCTCCTACCTGGGCAACGACGCCCAGCTCGATCCCGCCGCACGGCTGGAGTGCGGCATCTGCTGGTGGGTCTACGATCCCGCCGCGGGTGACGAGTTCGGCCAGGTGCCGCCAGCCACGCCCTTCGCGGCGCTGCCGGCGCACTGGCACTGCCCCAACTGCGACGCGCCCCGCCACAAGTTCATGGTGCTCGCCGACGACCGATGA